The Elaeis guineensis isolate ETL-2024a chromosome 13, EG11, whole genome shotgun sequence genome includes a region encoding these proteins:
- the LOC105033907 gene encoding zinc finger CCCH domain-containing protein 18 isoform X10, with protein MEVTECTKILLNRIQDLEPESATKIIGYLLLKHTHQEMMEYAFGPDKMILSLINEAKAYLSSSPKPNTLSSMQLLPDQPPRCMSPPPTCPRSFSSPSSFRVPAPCWEPHQSAEQQTSVHNFDLLPPSYVDFIGGPHHQGEFIGFEEQLHPVNLLGSDLAGNYYYPEVALGGDLGLRTSLRLPPGLQEFPIKACHYFNKGYCKHGINCRFSHGQIIPDGLSYNYIPNFNELGNEDQAFLPGSLERLEIEIIELLRSRRGMPVSIASLPMLYLEKYGKVLQAEGYLTESQRHGKAGFSLTKLLARLKSIRLIDRPHGQHAVVLAEEAPKYMEYRNERSDQGASLGSSHQIYLTFPAESKFTEEDVVNYFRQYGPVRDVRIPRQEKRMFGFVSFHYPETVKLILAKGSPHYIGGFRVLVKPYKEKPKLADRKYAEKMELPGYHSYQHLEMDPVHVSNMPVVLNSGSTSDGAATQTSDNYSEQDREVPLVNDIYKLWPYRTSRQSFLITLGRKQHFHSYIEKEQKRTVRGRILCTRLLQISTEIFLFLQFP; from the exons ATGGAGGTAACTGAATGTACAAAGATTCTACTTAATCGAATCCAAGATCTCGAGCCGGAGAGTGCCACCAAGATCATTGGCTACCTTCTTTTGAAGCATACACATCAAGAAATGATGGAGTATGCCTTTGGACCTGATAAAATGATTCTTTCTCTGATTAATGAAGCCAAAGCTTATCTCTCTTCATCTCCGAAACCCAACACTTTGAGTTCTATGCAGCTCCTTCCTGATCAGCCACCCCGATGTATGTCCCCTCCTCCCACTTGTCCTCGATCGTTCTCATCTCCTTCAAGCTTTCGTGTCCCAGCTCCATGTTGGGAGCCTCATCAATCAGCTGAACAGCAAACATCTGTTCACAATTTTGACCTTCTTCCTCCTTCATATGTTGATTTTATTGGAGGTCCCCATCATCAAGGCGAGTTTATTGGTTTTGAGGAACAGTTACATCCTGTGAACCTCTTGGGGTCTGATTTAGCTGGCAATTACTACTACCCGGAGGTGGCATTGGGTGGAGATTTGGGTTTAAGGACTAGCTTGAGATTACCTCCTGGTTTACAAGAATTTCCTATCAAAGCCTGCCATTATTTTAACAAGGGTTATTGTAAGCATGGTATTAATTGTAGGTTCTCCCATGGTCAGATCATccctgatggattatcctataaCTATATTCCAAATTTTAATGAGTTGGGTAATGAAGACCAAGCTTTTCTGCCTGGGTCACTGGAGAGGTTGGAAATCGAGATCATAGAGCTTTTGAGATCAAGGAGAGGGATGCCGGTTTCTATAGCCTCATTGCCCATGCTGTATCTTGAGAAGTATGGGAAGGTGCTTCAGGCTGAGGGTTACCTTACTGAGAGCCAGCGTCATGGGAAGGCTGGTTTCAGCTTGACAAAGTTGCTTGCCCGACTAAAAAGCATTCGGCTTATAGATAG ACCACATGGGCAGCATGCGGTGGTACTAGCGGAAGAAGCTCCAAAGTACATGGAGTACAGGAATGAGAGAAGTGATCAGGGAGCATCACTTGGCAGCTCTCATCAAATTTATCTTACTTTCCCAGCTGAAAGCAAATTCACAGAGGAAGATGTTGTCAACTACttcag GCAGTATGGTCCTGTCCGTGATGTGAGAATTCCGCGACAAGAGAAACGAATGTTTGGGTTTGTCAGCTTCCACTATCCAGAAACTGTAAAACTTATTTTAGCAAAGGGAAGTCCTCATTATATTGGTGGCTTCCGTGTTTTGGTTAAGCCCTACAAGGAAAAACCAAAGCTCGCTGACAG AAAGTATGCTGAAAAAATGGAGCTTCCAGGATATCATTCTTATCAACATCTTGAAATGGATCCAG TTCATGTCAGTAATATGCCGGTTGTTCTAAACAGTGGTTCTACAAGTGATGGCGCAGCTACACAGACGAGCGACAACTACAGTGAGCAAGATAG GGAGGTACCACTGGTCAATGATATTTACAAGCTG TGGCCATATCGAACTTCCAGACAGTCCTTTCTCATCACCTTGGGTAGGAAGCAGCATTTCCACAGCTATATAGAGAAAGAACAGAAGAGGACAGTTAGAGGCAGAATACTGTGTACCAGACTGCTACAAATCAGTACAGaaattttcctttttcttcaatTCCCTTGA
- the LOC105033907 gene encoding zinc finger CCCH domain-containing protein 18 isoform X6, translating to MEVTECTKILLNRIQDLEPESATKIIGYLLLKHTHQEMMEYAFGPDKMILSLINEAKAYLSSSPKPNTLSSMQLLPDQPPRCMSPPPTCPRSFSSPSSFRVPAPCWEPHQSAEQQTSVHNFDLLPPSYVDFIGGPHHQGEFIGFEEQLHPVNLLGSDLAGNYYYPEVALGGDLGLRTSLRLPPGLQEFPIKACHYFNKGYCKHGINCRFSHGQIIPDGLSYNYIPNFNELGNEDQAFLPGSLERLEIEIIELLRSRRGMPVSIASLPMLYLEKYGKVLQAEGYLTESQRHGKAGFSLTKLLARLKSIRLIDRPHGQHAVVLAEEAPKYMEYRNERSDQGASLGSSHQIYLTFPAESKFTEEDVVNYFRQYGPVRDVRIPRQEKRMFGFVSFHYPETVKLILAKGSPHYIGGFRVLVKPYKEKPKLADRKLVESSWHTELLLSCDTRKYAEKMELPGYHSYQHLEMDPGINAVHVSNMPVVLNSGSTSDGAATQTSDNYSEQDREVPLVNDIYKLWPYRTSRQSFLITLGRKQHFHSYIEKEQKRTVRGRILCTRLLQISTEIFLFLQFP from the exons ATGGAGGTAACTGAATGTACAAAGATTCTACTTAATCGAATCCAAGATCTCGAGCCGGAGAGTGCCACCAAGATCATTGGCTACCTTCTTTTGAAGCATACACATCAAGAAATGATGGAGTATGCCTTTGGACCTGATAAAATGATTCTTTCTCTGATTAATGAAGCCAAAGCTTATCTCTCTTCATCTCCGAAACCCAACACTTTGAGTTCTATGCAGCTCCTTCCTGATCAGCCACCCCGATGTATGTCCCCTCCTCCCACTTGTCCTCGATCGTTCTCATCTCCTTCAAGCTTTCGTGTCCCAGCTCCATGTTGGGAGCCTCATCAATCAGCTGAACAGCAAACATCTGTTCACAATTTTGACCTTCTTCCTCCTTCATATGTTGATTTTATTGGAGGTCCCCATCATCAAGGCGAGTTTATTGGTTTTGAGGAACAGTTACATCCTGTGAACCTCTTGGGGTCTGATTTAGCTGGCAATTACTACTACCCGGAGGTGGCATTGGGTGGAGATTTGGGTTTAAGGACTAGCTTGAGATTACCTCCTGGTTTACAAGAATTTCCTATCAAAGCCTGCCATTATTTTAACAAGGGTTATTGTAAGCATGGTATTAATTGTAGGTTCTCCCATGGTCAGATCATccctgatggattatcctataaCTATATTCCAAATTTTAATGAGTTGGGTAATGAAGACCAAGCTTTTCTGCCTGGGTCACTGGAGAGGTTGGAAATCGAGATCATAGAGCTTTTGAGATCAAGGAGAGGGATGCCGGTTTCTATAGCCTCATTGCCCATGCTGTATCTTGAGAAGTATGGGAAGGTGCTTCAGGCTGAGGGTTACCTTACTGAGAGCCAGCGTCATGGGAAGGCTGGTTTCAGCTTGACAAAGTTGCTTGCCCGACTAAAAAGCATTCGGCTTATAGATAG ACCACATGGGCAGCATGCGGTGGTACTAGCGGAAGAAGCTCCAAAGTACATGGAGTACAGGAATGAGAGAAGTGATCAGGGAGCATCACTTGGCAGCTCTCATCAAATTTATCTTACTTTCCCAGCTGAAAGCAAATTCACAGAGGAAGATGTTGTCAACTACttcag GCAGTATGGTCCTGTCCGTGATGTGAGAATTCCGCGACAAGAGAAACGAATGTTTGGGTTTGTCAGCTTCCACTATCCAGAAACTGTAAAACTTATTTTAGCAAAGGGAAGTCCTCATTATATTGGTGGCTTCCGTGTTTTGGTTAAGCCCTACAAGGAAAAACCAAAGCTCGCTGACAG GAAGCTTGTAGAATCTTCTTGGCACACTGAGCTGTTGCTTTCATGTGATACGAG AAAGTATGCTGAAAAAATGGAGCTTCCAGGATATCATTCTTATCAACATCTTGAAATGGATCCAGGTATAAATGCAG TTCATGTCAGTAATATGCCGGTTGTTCTAAACAGTGGTTCTACAAGTGATGGCGCAGCTACACAGACGAGCGACAACTACAGTGAGCAAGATAG GGAGGTACCACTGGTCAATGATATTTACAAGCTG TGGCCATATCGAACTTCCAGACAGTCCTTTCTCATCACCTTGGGTAGGAAGCAGCATTTCCACAGCTATATAGAGAAAGAACAGAAGAGGACAGTTAGAGGCAGAATACTGTGTACCAGACTGCTACAAATCAGTACAGaaattttcctttttcttcaatTCCCTTGA
- the LOC105033907 gene encoding zinc finger CCCH domain-containing protein 18 isoform X3: protein MEVTECTKILLNRIQDLEPESATKIIGYLLLKHTHQEMMEYAFGPDKMILSLINEAKAYLSSSPKPNTLSSMQLLPDQPPRCMSPPPTCPRSFSSPSSFRVPAPCWEPHQSAEQQTSVHNFDLLPPSYVDFIGGPHHQGEFIGFEEQLHPVNLLGSDLAGNYYYPEVALGGDLGLRTSLRLPPGLQEFPIKACHYFNKGYCKHGINCRFSHGQIIPDGLSYNYIPNFNELGNEDQAFLPGSLERLEIEIIELLRSRRGMPVSIASLPMLYLEKYGKVLQAEGYLTESQRHGKAGFSLTKLLARLKSIRLIDRPHGQHAVVLAEEAPKYMEYRNERSDQGASLGSSHQIYLTFPAESKFTEEDVVNYFRQYGPVRDVRIPRQEKRMFGFVSFHYPETVKLILAKGSPHYIGGFRVLVKPYKEKPKLADRKYAEKMELPGYHSYQHLEMDPGINAVPRLCDGYGPSKKQLIEEHEYAIELERRRLLELQLTTKQLMPQPDTGNRIDELNVPEVHVSNMPVVLNSGSTSDGAATQTSDNYSEQDREVPLVNDIYKLWPYRTSRQSFLITLGRKQHFHSYIEKEQKRTVRGRILCTRLLQISTEIFLFLQFP from the exons ATGGAGGTAACTGAATGTACAAAGATTCTACTTAATCGAATCCAAGATCTCGAGCCGGAGAGTGCCACCAAGATCATTGGCTACCTTCTTTTGAAGCATACACATCAAGAAATGATGGAGTATGCCTTTGGACCTGATAAAATGATTCTTTCTCTGATTAATGAAGCCAAAGCTTATCTCTCTTCATCTCCGAAACCCAACACTTTGAGTTCTATGCAGCTCCTTCCTGATCAGCCACCCCGATGTATGTCCCCTCCTCCCACTTGTCCTCGATCGTTCTCATCTCCTTCAAGCTTTCGTGTCCCAGCTCCATGTTGGGAGCCTCATCAATCAGCTGAACAGCAAACATCTGTTCACAATTTTGACCTTCTTCCTCCTTCATATGTTGATTTTATTGGAGGTCCCCATCATCAAGGCGAGTTTATTGGTTTTGAGGAACAGTTACATCCTGTGAACCTCTTGGGGTCTGATTTAGCTGGCAATTACTACTACCCGGAGGTGGCATTGGGTGGAGATTTGGGTTTAAGGACTAGCTTGAGATTACCTCCTGGTTTACAAGAATTTCCTATCAAAGCCTGCCATTATTTTAACAAGGGTTATTGTAAGCATGGTATTAATTGTAGGTTCTCCCATGGTCAGATCATccctgatggattatcctataaCTATATTCCAAATTTTAATGAGTTGGGTAATGAAGACCAAGCTTTTCTGCCTGGGTCACTGGAGAGGTTGGAAATCGAGATCATAGAGCTTTTGAGATCAAGGAGAGGGATGCCGGTTTCTATAGCCTCATTGCCCATGCTGTATCTTGAGAAGTATGGGAAGGTGCTTCAGGCTGAGGGTTACCTTACTGAGAGCCAGCGTCATGGGAAGGCTGGTTTCAGCTTGACAAAGTTGCTTGCCCGACTAAAAAGCATTCGGCTTATAGATAG ACCACATGGGCAGCATGCGGTGGTACTAGCGGAAGAAGCTCCAAAGTACATGGAGTACAGGAATGAGAGAAGTGATCAGGGAGCATCACTTGGCAGCTCTCATCAAATTTATCTTACTTTCCCAGCTGAAAGCAAATTCACAGAGGAAGATGTTGTCAACTACttcag GCAGTATGGTCCTGTCCGTGATGTGAGAATTCCGCGACAAGAGAAACGAATGTTTGGGTTTGTCAGCTTCCACTATCCAGAAACTGTAAAACTTATTTTAGCAAAGGGAAGTCCTCATTATATTGGTGGCTTCCGTGTTTTGGTTAAGCCCTACAAGGAAAAACCAAAGCTCGCTGACAG AAAGTATGCTGAAAAAATGGAGCTTCCAGGATATCATTCTTATCAACATCTTGAAATGGATCCAGGTATAAATGCAG TGCCAAGATTATGTGATGGTTATGGACCTTCAAAAAAACAACTAATTGAAGAACATGAATATGCAATTGAACTTGAGAGAAGACGCCTCCTTGAGCTGCAGCTAACCACTAAGCAACTAATGCCACAGCCGGACACTGGTAATAGGATTGATGAACTAAACGTTCCAGAAG TTCATGTCAGTAATATGCCGGTTGTTCTAAACAGTGGTTCTACAAGTGATGGCGCAGCTACACAGACGAGCGACAACTACAGTGAGCAAGATAG GGAGGTACCACTGGTCAATGATATTTACAAGCTG TGGCCATATCGAACTTCCAGACAGTCCTTTCTCATCACCTTGGGTAGGAAGCAGCATTTCCACAGCTATATAGAGAAAGAACAGAAGAGGACAGTTAGAGGCAGAATACTGTGTACCAGACTGCTACAAATCAGTACAGaaattttcctttttcttcaatTCCCTTGA
- the LOC105033907 gene encoding zinc finger CCCH domain-containing protein 18 isoform X5, translating into MEVTECTKILLNRIQDLEPESATKIIGYLLLKHTHQEMMEYAFGPDKMILSLINEAKAYLSSSPKPNTLSSMQLLPDQPPRCMSPPPTCPRSFSSPSSFRVPAPCWEPHQSAEQQTSVHNFDLLPPSYVDFIGGPHHQGEFIGFEEQLHPVNLLGSDLAGNYYYPEVALGGDLGLRTSLRLPPGLQEFPIKACHYFNKGYCKHGINCRFSHGQIIPDGLSYNYIPNFNELGNEDQAFLPGSLERLEIEIIELLRSRRGMPVSIASLPMLYLEKYGKVLQAEGYLTESQRHGKAGFSLTKLLARLKSIRLIDRPHGQHAVVLAEEAPKYMEYRNERSDQGASLGSSHQIYLTFPAESKFTEEDVVNYFRQYGPVRDVRIPRQEKRMFGFVSFHYPETVKLILAKGSPHYIGGFRVLVKPYKEKPKLADRKLVESSWHTELLLSCDTRKYAEKMELPGYHSYQHLEMDPGINAVPRLCDGYGPSKKQLIEEHEYAIELERRRLLELQLTTKQLMPQPDTGNRIDELNVPEVHVSNMPVVLNSGSTSDGAATQTSDNYSEQDSGHIELPDSPFSSPWVGSSISTAI; encoded by the exons ATGGAGGTAACTGAATGTACAAAGATTCTACTTAATCGAATCCAAGATCTCGAGCCGGAGAGTGCCACCAAGATCATTGGCTACCTTCTTTTGAAGCATACACATCAAGAAATGATGGAGTATGCCTTTGGACCTGATAAAATGATTCTTTCTCTGATTAATGAAGCCAAAGCTTATCTCTCTTCATCTCCGAAACCCAACACTTTGAGTTCTATGCAGCTCCTTCCTGATCAGCCACCCCGATGTATGTCCCCTCCTCCCACTTGTCCTCGATCGTTCTCATCTCCTTCAAGCTTTCGTGTCCCAGCTCCATGTTGGGAGCCTCATCAATCAGCTGAACAGCAAACATCTGTTCACAATTTTGACCTTCTTCCTCCTTCATATGTTGATTTTATTGGAGGTCCCCATCATCAAGGCGAGTTTATTGGTTTTGAGGAACAGTTACATCCTGTGAACCTCTTGGGGTCTGATTTAGCTGGCAATTACTACTACCCGGAGGTGGCATTGGGTGGAGATTTGGGTTTAAGGACTAGCTTGAGATTACCTCCTGGTTTACAAGAATTTCCTATCAAAGCCTGCCATTATTTTAACAAGGGTTATTGTAAGCATGGTATTAATTGTAGGTTCTCCCATGGTCAGATCATccctgatggattatcctataaCTATATTCCAAATTTTAATGAGTTGGGTAATGAAGACCAAGCTTTTCTGCCTGGGTCACTGGAGAGGTTGGAAATCGAGATCATAGAGCTTTTGAGATCAAGGAGAGGGATGCCGGTTTCTATAGCCTCATTGCCCATGCTGTATCTTGAGAAGTATGGGAAGGTGCTTCAGGCTGAGGGTTACCTTACTGAGAGCCAGCGTCATGGGAAGGCTGGTTTCAGCTTGACAAAGTTGCTTGCCCGACTAAAAAGCATTCGGCTTATAGATAG ACCACATGGGCAGCATGCGGTGGTACTAGCGGAAGAAGCTCCAAAGTACATGGAGTACAGGAATGAGAGAAGTGATCAGGGAGCATCACTTGGCAGCTCTCATCAAATTTATCTTACTTTCCCAGCTGAAAGCAAATTCACAGAGGAAGATGTTGTCAACTACttcag GCAGTATGGTCCTGTCCGTGATGTGAGAATTCCGCGACAAGAGAAACGAATGTTTGGGTTTGTCAGCTTCCACTATCCAGAAACTGTAAAACTTATTTTAGCAAAGGGAAGTCCTCATTATATTGGTGGCTTCCGTGTTTTGGTTAAGCCCTACAAGGAAAAACCAAAGCTCGCTGACAG GAAGCTTGTAGAATCTTCTTGGCACACTGAGCTGTTGCTTTCATGTGATACGAG AAAGTATGCTGAAAAAATGGAGCTTCCAGGATATCATTCTTATCAACATCTTGAAATGGATCCAGGTATAAATGCAG TGCCAAGATTATGTGATGGTTATGGACCTTCAAAAAAACAACTAATTGAAGAACATGAATATGCAATTGAACTTGAGAGAAGACGCCTCCTTGAGCTGCAGCTAACCACTAAGCAACTAATGCCACAGCCGGACACTGGTAATAGGATTGATGAACTAAACGTTCCAGAAG TTCATGTCAGTAATATGCCGGTTGTTCTAAACAGTGGTTCTACAAGTGATGGCGCAGCTACACAGACGAGCGACAACTACAGTGAGCAAGATAG TGGCCATATCGAACTTCCAGACAGTCCTTTCTCATCACCTTGGGTAGGAAGCAGCATTTCCACAGCTATATAG
- the LOC105033907 gene encoding zinc finger CCCH domain-containing protein 18 isoform X1, producing MEVTECTKILLNRIQDLEPESATKIIGYLLLKHTHQEMMEYAFGPDKMILSLINEAKAYLSSSPKPNTLSSMQLLPDQPPRCMSPPPTCPRSFSSPSSFRVPAPCWEPHQSAEQQTSVHNFDLLPPSYVDFIGGPHHQGEFIGFEEQLHPVNLLGSDLAGNYYYPEVALGGDLGLRTSLRLPPGLQEFPIKACHYFNKGYCKHGINCRFSHGQIIPDGLSYNYIPNFNELGNEDQAFLPGSLERLEIEIIELLRSRRGMPVSIASLPMLYLEKYGKVLQAEGYLTESQRHGKAGFSLTKLLARLKSIRLIDRPHGQHAVVLAEEAPKYMEYRNERSDQGASLGSSHQIYLTFPAESKFTEEDVVNYFRQYGPVRDVRIPRQEKRMFGFVSFHYPETVKLILAKGSPHYIGGFRVLVKPYKEKPKLADRKLVESSWHTELLLSCDTRKYAEKMELPGYHSYQHLEMDPGINAVPRLCDGYGPSKKQLIEEHEYAIELERRRLLELQLTTKQLMPQPDTGNRIDELNVPEVHVSNMPVVLNSGSTSDGAATQTSDNYSEQDREVPLVNDIYKLWPYRTSRQSFLITLGRKQHFHSYIEKEQKRTVRGRILCTRLLQISTEIFLFLQFP from the exons ATGGAGGTAACTGAATGTACAAAGATTCTACTTAATCGAATCCAAGATCTCGAGCCGGAGAGTGCCACCAAGATCATTGGCTACCTTCTTTTGAAGCATACACATCAAGAAATGATGGAGTATGCCTTTGGACCTGATAAAATGATTCTTTCTCTGATTAATGAAGCCAAAGCTTATCTCTCTTCATCTCCGAAACCCAACACTTTGAGTTCTATGCAGCTCCTTCCTGATCAGCCACCCCGATGTATGTCCCCTCCTCCCACTTGTCCTCGATCGTTCTCATCTCCTTCAAGCTTTCGTGTCCCAGCTCCATGTTGGGAGCCTCATCAATCAGCTGAACAGCAAACATCTGTTCACAATTTTGACCTTCTTCCTCCTTCATATGTTGATTTTATTGGAGGTCCCCATCATCAAGGCGAGTTTATTGGTTTTGAGGAACAGTTACATCCTGTGAACCTCTTGGGGTCTGATTTAGCTGGCAATTACTACTACCCGGAGGTGGCATTGGGTGGAGATTTGGGTTTAAGGACTAGCTTGAGATTACCTCCTGGTTTACAAGAATTTCCTATCAAAGCCTGCCATTATTTTAACAAGGGTTATTGTAAGCATGGTATTAATTGTAGGTTCTCCCATGGTCAGATCATccctgatggattatcctataaCTATATTCCAAATTTTAATGAGTTGGGTAATGAAGACCAAGCTTTTCTGCCTGGGTCACTGGAGAGGTTGGAAATCGAGATCATAGAGCTTTTGAGATCAAGGAGAGGGATGCCGGTTTCTATAGCCTCATTGCCCATGCTGTATCTTGAGAAGTATGGGAAGGTGCTTCAGGCTGAGGGTTACCTTACTGAGAGCCAGCGTCATGGGAAGGCTGGTTTCAGCTTGACAAAGTTGCTTGCCCGACTAAAAAGCATTCGGCTTATAGATAG ACCACATGGGCAGCATGCGGTGGTACTAGCGGAAGAAGCTCCAAAGTACATGGAGTACAGGAATGAGAGAAGTGATCAGGGAGCATCACTTGGCAGCTCTCATCAAATTTATCTTACTTTCCCAGCTGAAAGCAAATTCACAGAGGAAGATGTTGTCAACTACttcag GCAGTATGGTCCTGTCCGTGATGTGAGAATTCCGCGACAAGAGAAACGAATGTTTGGGTTTGTCAGCTTCCACTATCCAGAAACTGTAAAACTTATTTTAGCAAAGGGAAGTCCTCATTATATTGGTGGCTTCCGTGTTTTGGTTAAGCCCTACAAGGAAAAACCAAAGCTCGCTGACAG GAAGCTTGTAGAATCTTCTTGGCACACTGAGCTGTTGCTTTCATGTGATACGAG AAAGTATGCTGAAAAAATGGAGCTTCCAGGATATCATTCTTATCAACATCTTGAAATGGATCCAGGTATAAATGCAG TGCCAAGATTATGTGATGGTTATGGACCTTCAAAAAAACAACTAATTGAAGAACATGAATATGCAATTGAACTTGAGAGAAGACGCCTCCTTGAGCTGCAGCTAACCACTAAGCAACTAATGCCACAGCCGGACACTGGTAATAGGATTGATGAACTAAACGTTCCAGAAG TTCATGTCAGTAATATGCCGGTTGTTCTAAACAGTGGTTCTACAAGTGATGGCGCAGCTACACAGACGAGCGACAACTACAGTGAGCAAGATAG GGAGGTACCACTGGTCAATGATATTTACAAGCTG TGGCCATATCGAACTTCCAGACAGTCCTTTCTCATCACCTTGGGTAGGAAGCAGCATTTCCACAGCTATATAGAGAAAGAACAGAAGAGGACAGTTAGAGGCAGAATACTGTGTACCAGACTGCTACAAATCAGTACAGaaattttcctttttcttcaatTCCCTTGA
- the LOC105033907 gene encoding zinc finger CCCH domain-containing protein 18 isoform X12 — MEVTECTKILLNRIQDLEPESATKIIGYLLLKHTHQEMMEYAFGPDKMILSLINEAKAYLSSSPKPNTLSSMQLLPDQPPRCMSPPPTCPRSFSSPSSFRVPAPCWEPHQSAEQQTSVHNFDLLPPSYVDFIGGPHHQGEFIGFEEQLHPVNLLGSDLAGNYYYPEVALGGDLGLRTSLRLPPGLQEFPIKACHYFNKGYCKHGINCRFSHGQIIPDGLSYNYIPNFNELGNEDQAFLPGSLERLEIEIIELLRSRRGMPVSIASLPMLYLEKYGKVLQAEGYLTESQRHGKAGFSLTKLLARLKSIRLIDRPHGQHAVVLAEEAPKYMEYRNERSDQGASLGSSHQIYLTFPAESKFTEEDVVNYFRQYGPVRDVRIPRQEKRMFGFVSFHYPETVKLILAKGSPHYIGGFRVLVKPYKEKPKLADRKLVESSWHTELLLSCDTRKYAEKMELPGYHSYQHLEMDPVHVSNMPVVLNSGSTSDGAATQTSDNYSEQDSGHIELPDSPFSSPWVGSSISTAI; from the exons ATGGAGGTAACTGAATGTACAAAGATTCTACTTAATCGAATCCAAGATCTCGAGCCGGAGAGTGCCACCAAGATCATTGGCTACCTTCTTTTGAAGCATACACATCAAGAAATGATGGAGTATGCCTTTGGACCTGATAAAATGATTCTTTCTCTGATTAATGAAGCCAAAGCTTATCTCTCTTCATCTCCGAAACCCAACACTTTGAGTTCTATGCAGCTCCTTCCTGATCAGCCACCCCGATGTATGTCCCCTCCTCCCACTTGTCCTCGATCGTTCTCATCTCCTTCAAGCTTTCGTGTCCCAGCTCCATGTTGGGAGCCTCATCAATCAGCTGAACAGCAAACATCTGTTCACAATTTTGACCTTCTTCCTCCTTCATATGTTGATTTTATTGGAGGTCCCCATCATCAAGGCGAGTTTATTGGTTTTGAGGAACAGTTACATCCTGTGAACCTCTTGGGGTCTGATTTAGCTGGCAATTACTACTACCCGGAGGTGGCATTGGGTGGAGATTTGGGTTTAAGGACTAGCTTGAGATTACCTCCTGGTTTACAAGAATTTCCTATCAAAGCCTGCCATTATTTTAACAAGGGTTATTGTAAGCATGGTATTAATTGTAGGTTCTCCCATGGTCAGATCATccctgatggattatcctataaCTATATTCCAAATTTTAATGAGTTGGGTAATGAAGACCAAGCTTTTCTGCCTGGGTCACTGGAGAGGTTGGAAATCGAGATCATAGAGCTTTTGAGATCAAGGAGAGGGATGCCGGTTTCTATAGCCTCATTGCCCATGCTGTATCTTGAGAAGTATGGGAAGGTGCTTCAGGCTGAGGGTTACCTTACTGAGAGCCAGCGTCATGGGAAGGCTGGTTTCAGCTTGACAAAGTTGCTTGCCCGACTAAAAAGCATTCGGCTTATAGATAG ACCACATGGGCAGCATGCGGTGGTACTAGCGGAAGAAGCTCCAAAGTACATGGAGTACAGGAATGAGAGAAGTGATCAGGGAGCATCACTTGGCAGCTCTCATCAAATTTATCTTACTTTCCCAGCTGAAAGCAAATTCACAGAGGAAGATGTTGTCAACTACttcag GCAGTATGGTCCTGTCCGTGATGTGAGAATTCCGCGACAAGAGAAACGAATGTTTGGGTTTGTCAGCTTCCACTATCCAGAAACTGTAAAACTTATTTTAGCAAAGGGAAGTCCTCATTATATTGGTGGCTTCCGTGTTTTGGTTAAGCCCTACAAGGAAAAACCAAAGCTCGCTGACAG GAAGCTTGTAGAATCTTCTTGGCACACTGAGCTGTTGCTTTCATGTGATACGAG AAAGTATGCTGAAAAAATGGAGCTTCCAGGATATCATTCTTATCAACATCTTGAAATGGATCCAG TTCATGTCAGTAATATGCCGGTTGTTCTAAACAGTGGTTCTACAAGTGATGGCGCAGCTACACAGACGAGCGACAACTACAGTGAGCAAGATAG TGGCCATATCGAACTTCCAGACAGTCCTTTCTCATCACCTTGGGTAGGAAGCAGCATTTCCACAGCTATATAG